The following are encoded in a window of Lonchura striata isolate bLonStr1 chromosome 33, bLonStr1.mat, whole genome shotgun sequence genomic DNA:
- the LOC144247786 gene encoding DNA-binding protein RFX5-like: MADEELGPRATRRGTLSPGSARGGATESSTLLQELRGNISKSVQSKVDSILQDVQKFSDSDKLYLYLQLPSGPSLGEKSGSSLELSALGTAEHMHACSWIRNHLEEHTDTCLPKQDVYDAYKRYCDNLGCRPLSTANFGKIIREIFPNIKARRLGGRGQSKYCYGGIRRKTVVSLPPLPSLDLKVTETVRVELAELAHSYSSEVTEAACALTCDWAEKILRRSFNNIVEVAQFLLQQHIISPRSAHADLLMAMVVQENTDKPPQEPRPAAAPKKNGPDPSDSGQEQAKKDAVPKGPVCSPRPDKKRPAEPPRPGSSPQVTALVARLPLLLPRVPAAERPPGPGAPPARPAPPLLVPRLTAAPLGGTVKVALPLPVGTALAPGPAAIPVLNVLLPGVGVPAAETPGGGARAAGDGDAQRGKGTKRAPEAAGDGGAHKRRRGRPRKRPGDAAMSPEDAEVPRGDEGGDSPGPGGATTPLGDSPSSGSVPTRDSVIRDGRTGTRVAPEAVARRGHSQAGSPLGDTQGQPCSGHHEAHARVGTGRGSPVPHQ; encoded by the exons ATGGCTGACGAGGAGCTGGGGCCCAGAGCTACCAGGAGGGGCACTTTGTCCCCGGGCAGCGCCCGCGGCGGTGCCACCGAGTCCAGCAcgctgctccaggagctccggGGCAACATCTC CAAATCCGTGCAGAGCAAGGTGGACTCCATCCTG CAGGACGTGCAGAAGTTCTCGGACAGCGACAAACTCTACCTGtacctgcagctgccctcgGGGCCCAGCCTGGGCGAGAAGAG cggctcCTCGCTGGAGCTGAGCGCGCTGGGCACGGCCGAGCACATGCACGCCTGCAGCTGGATCCGCAACCACCTGGAGGAGCACACGGACACCTGCCTGCCCAAGCAGGACGTCTACGACGCCTACAA GCGCTACTGCGACAACCTCGGCTGCCGCCCGCTGAGCACGGCCAACTTCGGCAAGATCATCCGGGAAATCTTCCCCAACATCAAAGCCCGGCGCCTGGGAGGCCGCGGACAATCCAA GTACTGCTATGGCGGGATCCGGAGGAAGACCGTGGTCAGCcttcctcccctgcccagcctggaccTCAAAGTGACTGAGACAGTGAGA GTGGAGCTGGCCGAGCTGGCGCACTCCTACAGCAGCGAGGTGACGGAGGCCGCGTGTGCCCTGACGTGCGACTGGGCCGAGAAGATCCTGCGCCGCTCCTTCAACAACATCGTGGAGGTGGCGcagttcctgctgcagcagcacatcaTCAGCCCCCGCTCGGCCCACGCCGACCTGCTCATGGCCATGGTGGTCCAAG AGAACACGGACAAGCCCCCCCAGGAGCCTCGGCCAGCCGCAGCCCCCAAGAAGAACGGCCCGGACCCCTCGGACAGCGGCCAGGAGCAG GCCAAGAAGGACGCGGTCCCCAAGGGCCCCGTGTGTTCTCCGCGGCCGGACAAGAAGAGGCCGGCGGAGCCGCCGCGGCCGGGCAGCAGCCCGCAGGTGACGGCGCTGGTGGCgcggctgccgctgctgctgccgcgCGTCCccgcggcggagcggccgccggGCCCCGGCGCGCCGccggcccgcccggcgccgccgctgcTGGTGCCGCGGCTGACGGCGGCGCCGCTGGGCGGCACGGTCAAGGTGGCGCTGCCGCTGCCCGTGGGCACCGCGCtggccccgggccccgccgccatCCCCGTGCTCAACGTGCTGCTGCCCGGCGTGGGGGTCCCCGCGGCCGAGAcccccggcggcggcgcccgggCGGCGGGGGACGGCGATGCCCAGCGCGGCAAGGGCACCAAGCGGGCGCCGGAGGCGGCCGGCGACGGCGGCGCGCACAAGAGGCGGCGCGGGAGGCCCCGCAAGCGGCCCGGGGACGCGGCGATGTCGCCCGAGGACGCGGAGGTCCCCAGGGGGGACGAGGGAGGGGATTcgccgggcccgggggg tgccaccaccccCCTTGGGGACAGCCC GAGCAGTGGCAGTGTCCCCACCAGGGACAG CGTCATCAGGGACGGCAGGACGGGCACCAGGGTGGCACCGGAGGCCGTGGCACGGCGGGGGCACAGCCAGGCCGGGTCCCCCCTGGGGGACAcgcagggacagccctgctccGGGCACCACGAGGCACACGCGagggtgggcacagggagggggtCCCCTGTGCCacaccagtaa
- the LOC110484443 gene encoding methanethiol oxidase-like — MPNLKDELHCAGWGPACGCFESGAAARRSRLVLPCLISSRIYVVDVGSQCRAPRICKTIEPVDVFWKCNKGYLAVTHPLPNGDILIANTGDAAGNGKGGFVLLDGETYGLKGNWENECEVPPSGHDFWYQAQHNVLVSSAGLVPRLAGRGFNPEDLKKGLFGRRLNVWNLSCRSLTQCFDLGEDSLPLTVRFLHSPEAAEGYVGCALSGAIFRLSRACERDNWAVEEVIRIPAKDVRGWIMPTMPAFIADLVISPDDRFLYVSNWWHGDIRQYELARNCKPRLVGQVFVGGSILREGPVTVCRDEELKGQPEPLVLKCKRVYGGPASLQLSLDGKRLYVTNSFYSTWDQQFYPSLIKEGSVMLQLDVDTDKGGLSVNKNFLVDFGKEPNGPCLAHAIRFPGGDSKSVTLP, encoded by the exons ATGCCCAACCTCAAGGACGAGCTGCACTGCGCGGGCTGGGGCCCCGCCTGCGGCTGCTTCGAGAGCGGCGCCGCGGCCAGAAGGAGCCGGCTGGTCCTGCCCTGCCTCATCTCCTCCCGCATCTACGTGGTGGATGTGGGCTCCCAGTGCCGGGCGCCGCGGATCTGCAAG ACGATCGAGCCCGTGGATGTGTTCTGGAAGTGCAACAAGGGCTACCTGGCCGTCACCCACCCGCTGCCCAACGGGGACATCCTGATCGCCAACACGGGCGACGCCGCCGGCAACGGCAAAG GTGGCTTCGTGCTGCTGGACGGAGAGACCTACGGCCTGAAGGGCAACTGGGAGAACGAGTGTGAGGTTCCCCCGAGCGGCCACGACTTCTGGTACCAGGCCCAGCACAACGTCCTGGTCAGCTCGGCCGGGCTGGTGCCCAGGCTGGCCGGGCGTGGCTTCAACCCCGAGGACCTCAAGAAAG GGCTCTTCGGCCGCCGCCTGAACGTGTGGAACTTGTCGTGCCGCAGCCTCACGCAGTGCTTCGACCTGGGCGAGGATTCGCTGCCGCTGACCGTGCGCTTCCTGCACAGCCCCGAGGCCGCCGAGGGCTACGTGGGCTGTGCGCTGAGCGGGGCCATCTTCCGCCTCTCCAGAGCCTGCGAG AGAGACAACTGGGCCGTGGAGGAAGTGATCCGGATCCCGGCCAAGGACGTGAGGGGCTGGATCATGCCCACCATGCCAG CCTTCATCGCCGACCTCGTCATCAGCCCGGACGACCGGTTCCTGTACGTGAGCAATTGGTGGCACGGGGACATCCGGCAGTACGAGCTGGCCAGGAACTGCAAGCCCCGGCTGgtggggcag GTGTTCGTGGGCGGCAGCATCCTGCGAGAGGGCCCCGTGACCGTGTGCAGGGACGAGGAGCTCAAGGGCCAGCCCGAGCCGCTGGTGCTCAAG TGCAAGCGCGTGTACGGCGGCCCCGCCtcgctgcagctgagcctggacGGGAAGCGGCTCTACGTGACCAACTCCTTCTACAGCACCTGGGACCAGCAGTTCTACCCCAGCCTGATCAA GGAGGGCTCGGTGATGCTGCAGCTCGACGTGGACACGGACAAGGGCGGCCTGAGCGTCAACAAGAACTTCCTGGTGGATTTCGGCAAGGAGCCCAACGGGCCGTGCCTGGCGCACGCCATTCGCTTCCCCGGCGGCGATTCCAAATCCGTGACCCTGCCCTGA